The following are encoded together in the Salvia hispanica cultivar TCC Black 2014 chromosome 6, UniMelb_Shisp_WGS_1.0, whole genome shotgun sequence genome:
- the LOC125192942 gene encoding putative late blight resistance protein homolog R1C-3 codes for MLWILKSEMLFLSLKINLNLISQISFFHNLMKSINGDESHPLLVSIDLQDLRKDFCSFVEMAKRMEEQYVDRLINMTEEEEEEDDDNDEVVSSRIDLSGNMPHSKMVGFSDLFDLIKDGIMGDERFRALSIVGMAGIGKTTLVNEIFQDKMVASQYDCRVWVKVGRKFLLHEIARDILAQVEHPVTDKEIAEKGVAFYLKNFLKKRCLIVLDDVWDRSVWGYLRSSFPEDASSQTLLTTRLQEVALGALNLNIDGIKEMRFLDKEESWDLLRDKVFGQDSCPLKLEKVGKKIAENCGGLPLLIVRVAGLLSKAEKTPEYWNEVAEKQNLVFVDAYDQMIEVLYPSYEYLPQHLKACFLYMGVFPQNYEIPRSKLINMWIAEGTFLELSMLEKSDYHAINYLNELTSNSVISFHRATCWWLAGQELMKTLRIHSAFGYMATKIARMTNFFHVIRSRFDGLEEDIKLQHRLCIHNNILLGIKVFYKSMENDCASIVRSLLLFGSLLSVSSVSICQYEAA; via the coding sequence ATGCTTTGGATTCTCAAATCAGAGATGTTGTTTCTCAGTTTGAAGATAAACTTGAATCTCATATCTCAAATCAGTTTCTTTCACAATCTAATGAAAAGCATTAATGGAGATGAGAGCCATCCATTGCTAGTGTCCATTGACCTGCAGGATTTAAGGAAAGATTTTTGTTCTTTTGTCGAAATGGCAAAGCGAATGGAGGAGCAGTATGTTGATCGGTTAATCAACATgactgaagaagaagaagaagaagatgatgataatGATGAAGTTGTTTCCTCCAGAATTGATTTAAGTGGAAATATGCCACATTCAAAGATGGTTGGATTCTCTGATCTGTTTGACCTAATCAAAGATGGGATCATGGGGGATGAGAGGTTCCGTGCTTTATCAATTGTAGGAATGGCGGGCATTGGTAAGACTACTTTGGTTAATGAGATTTTCCAAGACAAAATGGTTGCGAGTCAATATGACTGTCGCGTATGGGTGAAAGTTGGTAGAAAATTTCTATTACATGAAATTGCACGGGACATTCTAGCTCAAGTGGAACATCCAGTTACGGACAAGGAGATTGCAGAGAAGGGGGTAGCTTTCtacttaaaaaattttttgaagaagaGATGTCTTATTGTACTGGATGATGTATGGGACAGAAGTGTCTGGGGTTACTTGAGAAGTTCTTTTCCTGAAGATGCGAGCTCTCAAACCTTGCTCACAACAAGACTACAAGAAGTTGCTCTTGGTGCTctgaatttgaatattgatGGCATCAAAGAAATGCGCTTTTTGGACAAGGAAGAAAGTTGGGATCTTCTCCGTGACAAGGTGTTTGGTCAGGATTCATGCCCACTTAAACTTGAGAAAGTTGGAAAGAAGATTGCTGAAAACTGTGGAGGCCTTCCTCTTTTGATTGTTAGGGTTGCTGGCCTCCTGTCCAAAGCCGAGAAGACACCAGAGTACTGGAATGAGGTGGCAGAGAAACAGAACTTAGTTTTTGTGGATGCATATGACCAAATGATAGAGGTACTATATCCAAGCTATGAGTATTTACCTCAACATCTAAAAGCATGCTTTCTTTATATGGGCGTTTTTCCTCAAAATTATGAGATTCCTCGATCCAAGCTCATCAATATGTGGATTGCCGAGGGTACATTTCTTGAGCTAAGTATGCTTGAAAAATCAGACTATCATGCTATTAACTATTTGAATGAGCTTACTTCTAATAGTGTTATCAGCTTCCACCGAGCGACCTGTTGGTGGCTTGCTGGACAAGAACTTATGAAGACACTGAGAATTCATTCCGCCTTTGGGTATATGGCTACCAAAATTGCTAGGATGAcgaatttttttcatgttataAGAAGTCGTTTTGATGGTTTAGAAGaagatataaaattacaacatcGACTATGCATCCacaataacattttattgGGCATCAAAGTATTTTACAAGTCTATGGAAAATGATTGTGCATCCATTGTGCGTTCTCTCCTTTTATTTGGGTCCCTATTATCAGTATCCAGTGTCAGTATCTGTCAATATGAGGCTGCTTAG
- the LOC125195152 gene encoding protein SIEVE ELEMENT OCCLUSION A-like, whose product MEFTSTKTSAFSFDDPALRKNLLEHHIDGVSFFDDECLLNSVECIINHDRADNVDEIDPGQEAKKIISGPNSLPDNLPYLLHQITCVLNCQCSKEGDSNKTSLEILQLLTNYTWEDKIVIILASFVVEYGQYCLFAKLEKSNQLTNLVALLKKIPDHTDDVYENMKSSFEAIMGALRVSIKVTRFIAKFRTSFRAKYMANEAKVMIEARNHIPIAVYWMTRLVVACASHYSVIVGNTTEISYTETRSITKLEEKITEIHTSFEKQFDECNIHIEEKKRIRYVEKLKVVLNQNITHMGNLSVLQTILKRKKDESRLVSCEGDKKVDVEVLKGKTVLLLISGLKITEEEITKIGTFYRERSREKAQYEIVWVPIVEKMSEDDEKTFNDWKCKMPWHAIEHPKYVKPGLVKYAREEWRYSEKSIMVSIDHRGKVVHEDSYSMMCTWGNAAFPFSRTREEEQWKTLREWSLKFMVQQTTQKMSEWVKENKYICLFGGDDYEWIKKFVNEAKRVAGEAKIELQMVYIYKKNTREDHMTQITQTLSSTGVEVWEKSTSINFWKRIECLLYSKFHQGVKESERHPFLREAMNMLALGDHDKGWGLISQGEGAGLKKIAKANGDMILKAFEGYSSWSSSETTLDFTTGLHDHLARLARDFPHHCNRLTIPGIEDILGTMLCGECNQPMEKFIMYRCCVE is encoded by the exons ATGGAATTTACATCAACCAAGACATCAGCTTTCTCATTTGACGACCCTGCTCTCAGAAAGAATCTTCTAGAACATCATATAGATGGCGTCAGCTTCTTCGACGATGAATGTCTTCTTAACTCGGTCGAATGTATCATCAATCATGATCGTGCGGACAACGTTGAT GAGATAGATCCGGGTCAGGAGGCCAAGAAGATTATATCTGGACCCAATAGCCTTCCAGACAATCTACCCTATTTGTTACACCAGATCACTTGTGTG TTGAACTGCCAGTGCTCGAAGGAAGGGGATAGCAACAAGACATCGCTGGAGATTCTGCAACTGCTTACAAACTACACATGGGAGGATAAAATCGTGATAATTTTGGCATCTTTTGTTGTAGAATATGGCCAATACTGTCTCTTTGCCAAGCTCGAAAAAAGCAATCAACTCACAAATTTAGTGGCGTTGCTCAAGAAGATTCCGGACCACACTGATGATGTTTACGAAAATATGAAATCCAGCTTCGAGGCTATTATGGGGGCATTGAGAGTCTCAATTAAGGTGACAAGGTTCATTGCCAAATTTAGGACTAGTTTCAGAGCAAAATACATGGCAAATGAGGCAAAAGTGATGATTGAAGCAAGGAATCACATACCAATTGCTGTGTATTGGATGACTAGACTAGTCGTCGCCTGCGCATCTCATTATTCAGTAATTGTTGGAAACACTACAGAAAT TTCGTACACTGAAACACGGAGCATTACTAAATTGGAGGAAAAGATCACCGAAATTCATACCTCATTCGAGAAACAATTTGATGAGTGCAACATACACATAG AGGAGAAGAAACGGATCAGATATGTTGAGAAGCTAAAGGTGGTGTTGAACCAGAACATAACCCATATGGGCAACCTGAGTGTATTACAGACtattctaaaaagaaaaaaagatgaatcCCGTCTAGTTTCATGTGAAGGCGACAAAAAG GTAGACGTGGAAGTTCTGAAAGGGAAAACAGTGCTGTTACTAATCTCGGGTCTTAAAATTACCGAAGAAGAAATAACGAAAATCGGCACTTTCTATAGAGAACGATCGAGAGAGAAAGCGCAGTATGAGATCGTGTGGGTCCCGATCGTGGAAAAGATGAGTGAAGATGATGAGAAAACATTTAATGATTGGAAGTGCAAGATGCCATGGCATGCAATCGAGCATCCAAAATATGTGAAACCGGGTTTGGTCAAGTACGCGAGAGAGGAGTGGCGCTATTCCGAGAAGTCGATAATGGTGTCGATAGATCACCGAGGAAAAGTGGTTCATGAAGATTCCTATAGCATGATGTGCACATGGGGTAATGCAGCCTTCCCCTTCAGTCGGACGCGTGAGGAGGAGCAATGGAAGACTCTCAGGGAATGGAGCCTCAAGTTTATGGTTCAACAAACTACTCAAAAAATGTCCGAATGG gtaaaagaaaacaagtaCATCTGCTTGTTTGGTGGTGATGACTACGAATGGATAAAAAAATTCGTAAATGAAGCAAAGAGAGTTGCTGGTGAAGCTAAAATCGAGCTGCAGATGGTGTACATATACAAGAAGAATACGAGAGAAGATCACATGACTCAAATTACACAAACTCTGTCAAGCACTGGTGTTGAAGTATGGGAAAAATCCACATCCATTAACTTCTGGAAAAGAATCGAATGCTTGCTCTACTCAAAGTTCCACCAGGGAGTCAAAGAAAGCGAGCGCCACCCCTTCCTCCGCGAGGCAATGAACATGCTTGCCCTTGGCGATCACGACAAGGGGTGGGGCCTCATCAGCCAAGGGGAAGGGGCCGGCCTCAAGAAGATCGCCAAGGCTAATGGGGATATGATACTCAAGGCATTCGAAGGATATAGCTCGTGGAGCAGTTCTGAGACCACGCTGGACTTCACCACAGGGCTCCACGACCATTTAGCCCGCCTGGCACGCGATTTTCCTCATCATTGCAACCGACTTACCATTCCGGGGATTGAGGACATCCTCGGAACAATGCTCTGCGGAGAGTGTAATCAACCCATGGAGAAGTTCATCATGTATCGTTGCTGCGTGGAGTGA